The stretch of DNA CAATGGGAGCTATAACTGAAGCAGATAGACATAATATACGAGGAGAAAGAATAAGTATTGATACAATCCCTTTAGTTGGTGAAGATGATATTGCAGAGGCAGTTGAAGCTTTATCTAGACTTCCAAGAGTAAGTGCATTGGTGTTGGCAGGATCTTTAATGGGGGGCAAAATAGCTGAATCAATATCAAATGTAAAGTCTGAGCATGATTTGGTTGTTATAAGTTTAAATATGCCTGGTGGTGTTACTGAAATAGCAGACATTGTAATATCTGATCCTATACAAGCAGGAGTAATGGCCGTTATGGCAATAGCTGATACTGCTATTTTTGATATTAAAAAATTGAAAAAAAATAAGTTTTAAATGTTTTCACATATTTTAGATAATTATAATTCTTTTTAAAATATTTAAAATAGAAGTAATACTAGTAAATAAAATAATACTAGTAAATAATCATTGAAATTTATGGATATTTATTAATATTTATTAGTATTTATTAATACTTATTATATTTGTTAATACTTATTATATTGTTAATTTTTTAAAAAAGAGTTATAATATATTTAACTCATTTCTATAGCTCTTATTAATCTACTAGCATCATTTTTTATTTCAGGGTTTTTGATTTTTCCACTTTCTCTTATTTTAAGAGCTAGAGTTAAGACTTTAGAAACATCCTGTGGTTTTAAATTTTCTACCATTTCTAAGTAAGTTTCACTTTCTTCTTCACTTATACCTAACTCTTCTTTACATTCGTCTAAATCTACTAAAACAGCTCTACAGTTAGCCATTAAATCGTTGTCATCATAGAAGTCACATGATTCACATTTTTTTATTAATTCTTTGTCATTCATTTTTTCACCTATATTATTAATTCATAAGTTTGTAATTATATTTTACATATATATTTTCAAGTACTTATTATTTAGTATTTTATTTCGACTTTTTATTATAATTACTTTTATTATAATTATAAAAATTTTTTATTTTTAATTAATTATTTCCTTTGTTTTCTAAGATATCTTAGTAATTTTAAAATTCACTTAAAATCTACCTCTTGATTACATATTAAATTATAAACACACTTATGACATTTTTTATTATCTTTTTTAATTTCAGGCATTATTTCATTGGTTATAATATCATCGATTTCATTTAAAATTCTAAAAAAACTTTTTCTTAAGTTTGCATCCATCACAACAACTCTTCTCTCTCCTAACTTTAAATAATCCACAAATCCTACAAATACTTCGGTATCAAATTCATTTTCTATTAATAATGCAGCTGCAATTAATTCTATTGCATCTCCATCCCAAACTCCTTTCAAAGGTGGATTAGATGATTTTATACTCATTGGAAAATATTTTCCATCAATTATTTCAATTTTATCGCATGTCCCAACAATATCTAATTGTGTATCTCTCATTAGATAACTATACATGGCTGTTGGAAAGAATAATTCTGCAATTTGGCTTCCATCCTTTTGATTTAATAAGATAGCTTTTTTTGTTTTTAAAGATAGTATTTTTAAATTATAATAAATTTCTGTTTTTAGATTTATTTTAATTTCTTGTATTCTATCTATTCTTTCAATTTCTTCCTCTATTGTTTTGATATCATAATTTTCTTTTAAATTATCATTATTATTAGAATTATCATTAGAATTATTAATGGACTTATTATTATAAATATCATTAGCACTATTAGTAGTATTGTTATTAGAATCATGAGAATTATTATTAAAACTATTAATACTATTGGTAGGATCATTATTAGAATTA from Methanobrevibacter arboriphilus JCM 13429 = DSM 1125 encodes:
- a CDS encoding DUF5612 domain-containing protein produces the protein MPNTAITIKSLEKKGVLDEITNIISSYGANISYTHLFIEKNNLGSINLELESINNLEQLIEDIKSIDSVQSVEVHSSLNDIYGKRIIIFGGGAQVSQVAMGAITEADRHNIRGERISIDTIPLVGEDDIAEAVEALSRLPRVSALVLAGSLMGGKIAESISNVKSEHDLVVISLNMPGGVTEIADIVISDPIQAGVMAVMAIADTAIFDIKKLKKNKF
- a CDS encoding CRISPR-associated protein Cas4: MISISSIKSYMFCPMKLYLEKTLGEESKDILLHKTMKELRIDVNDLFQRNLKRITKEMDLEEIEKNLNKNIEEYIENSLSALVKIEEKNNINKFNNDLNNDKEETSLDKLKSEKYTKNLNNSNNDPTNSINSFNNNSHDSNNNTTNSANDIYNNKSINNSNDNSNNNDNLKENYDIKTIEEEIERIDRIQEIKINLKTEIYYNLKILSLKTKKAILLNQKDGSQIAELFFPTAMYSYLMRDTQLDIVGTCDKIEIIDGKYFPMSIKSSNPPLKGVWDGDAIELIAAALLIENEFDTEVFVGFVDYLKLGERRVVVMDANLRKSFFRILNEIDDIITNEIMPEIKKDNKKCHKCVYNLICNQEVDFK